The window GGACGCAGCAGCTGGGCGGCGTGGAGCCGGGGTCCATGGAGTTCATGAGTGTCTGGATGATGGCGTGGTTCGTCGGCTCCAGGTGGGAGCGCAGCGGGAAGTCGCAGACCCCCTCGCAGTGGTGGGCCTCGTACTCCAGCGGGGCGATAATCCAGTcgtcccagcccagctccttgaAGTTGACGTGCAGCGGCTTCTTGCTGCAGCGCAGGCGGGACTTCTTGCCGTGCCGCTTGCCGTGCCGGCTGGCGAAGGCGGTGCGACGCTggcgccggggcggcggcggcggcggcggcgggggcgcgcccAGCTCGGCCCGCAGCTCCCCGAGGAGGCTCCGCCGCCGGGCGCGGGTGAAGACCACCAGCAGCCCCCGCTCCTgcggcggccgcggccggcgACCGAAGCCCAGGCTCCGCAGGTCCAGCCAGCGCGGCGGCCCGCGGTCCGCCCAGGCCCGCAGCTCCAGGCACAGCCGCTTCCCGGGCCGCTGCTCCCGCAGGCCCTGCCGCACGTCGAACACCTCCCAGCCGGCGGCCGGCGCCTCCCGCGGGTCCAGGACGCGGGAGTCCAGCGGGCGCGGCGAgaggcaggggaagagctgcatgtgcagcggggcggcgggcggcgggcggccgcggggggggcggcggaaAAGCCGCAGCTCGGCCCCCACCAGCTCCTCCGTCTCGGAGAGGGTCGATACATCAAACACATACTGCTGCCGCCTCAAGGGAGCGGGCGAGAGATCGTCTGCgagataaaaaataattacagtcaGTTgcgcttgggggggggggggatctgcCGAGAGGTCTCCGAGGAGGGGAAGGGCGGGCAGGGCCGCCGGCTGCCCCGCCAGCGCTGCTCCCGCCCGGCtcgcccccaccccccagccGGGACCGTCCCCGCAGCGGGACCGGGGGCTCCGCAGGGAGCTGGGacggggggagggcggggagaggagatggagaacgataaggggaagaggaagggaaagggaaggcagatggagaaggagatggagaaaagaagaatgagaaaaggagaatgagaaaaggagaagggagaaggagaggagagagagaggaagaggaagaggaagaggaagaggaagaggaagaggaagaaaaaagagcaggaggaaaaagaggaaaaggagagtaGGTATGGAAGGACCCACACCAGACAGGAGACTGCTATCCCACACCAGAGGCAGCCCTTGCTCCACGCACAGCCTCTGCCCATCATCCTCGCCAGCAATGTAGGACTGGCAATGTCTGTGCGTCTGCTCATGTACCTtacgcacacatacatacatatacacatatatatatattctcctCCAAGAGAAAAACCTGGACTTCTTTTTTGACACATTGGTGTACGAAGTGCAGTGCAGAAAGCAAACCAGATTCCCCTGAGCTGCTTTCCAATAAAATGTTTACAACCCAGCAAATACAAAAATTCCCAAAGCCCCTGGGTTTCCCCAGAAGCTAGTAAAGCTTGTGTAGATTTCAATAGTAAAAGTGTCACTGGAGCCTCTGTTCAGCAGCCCCTCGCCGCTTTTCCAAGCTCAGCCCGCTCCAGGGGTAGAAATGGAGACTGAAGAAATATACAGCCCCCTGTTATTTATTGATATCAAAGGTCATAGCGATTCCTAATCAGTGTATTTCACAACCTCGGCTCTACCTGACAGGTCTGGGGGAGCCTCCCGGGTGGCAGGAGGGACAACGGGATGATTTATGCAAACCAAGACCTTCAGAGGCGCCACGGCAATGTAAAACTCAATGCGGATTAACGTGCAGTTAATCAGTGTGGATTAGCATACTCGAAAGTCGCCCTGCGTCGCTGCAACAGGGACGCCACGAGGGAGATGGAGCGTGGACAAGGAGTCCACTCCAGGCCACGGGAGCCCACGGCGGAGCGCACCCCTCCCGCACCCACGCGTGTCCCCGGCTGCGGAGCTGGAGCTACGCGCCGGGGGGGAGCGGTGCGAAAAATAGGTCAGTCCTTCCAAGGCATCCCGGAGAATTTGGAGCCAGGCCCGCCGCATccctgcccccgccgcccgctgcaGGCTCGGCGGTTTCCCCGCGGGGAGGCTGCCCCTTCCCCGGTGAGGAGCGCAGAGCCGGGGGCCAGCGGCAGCCCGGCCGGCCGCGCACCCCTCTCGGGGACATCCCGGGGGGCAGTCTGCAAAAAGACGCACACAGAGCCCGAAAAATGTCGTCATAGCCCCAGGTGACGACAACAGCTGCTCTGACGATCAGCTGAAAAGTGAAATCCAGCGGGAGCTGCCGACAAGCGCTGGACGGTCTGGGCAGCACTGCAAGGAATGAGAAGGATTTGGCCCATGGGTCGCTTGtaggtttgggggtgtttttgcGCCCTTCACACATTTGTGGCCAGGGGATTAGATGCGCCTGGGTAGCGGGACGAGGGTCTGGCAGCTCGGGAGAGCTCTGGGGCCATTGTTCCTTCTTCAAGGTGGTCCCGGCCAGGACTGGGGGCTTCAGACAGGAGATGTGCATCCCGCGGGCAAAAACGCCCGggtccccttcctccttcccctcctctttctcctctttggcTTTCGCTGCGCCCAGCATCTATCAGATGCCCGAGCATCCGACACGGCGCAGACGAGTCTCCTGGCCCCGCCAAGCTGCCTCCAACGATCCAGCGACCGTCGAGGAAACCAGATCAGCGCCTTCCCCTGCTGGGCCGAGCCGGgcctgggcacagctctgcttttaaGCCATCTCTCTGTCTGTGCGGAGGGGGACAGACGGGACGACGACTCAGGCTTGGTTTCAAAGGAAGATGCTCGCCCTGTTTGGTAGTCCCCTGTCGCGATGGGTTGAAAGTGGGGggagcgctgcctccagccccctgTCCCTCCGGAGCAGAcatgccccccctcccctctcccggtGCTAATCCTGTCCGGTTCCCCCGCCCTGGGGGCCCCGCATCCCTGCCGGGGTGCGGGAGCAGGgtagggggggggggagggcagctctttccaggggctggggggacacggcggcCCCTCCGGGAACCCTCACGCAGGCGGGCGGCTACGGCGCGGGGACTCGTCCCCCGCGGGGGTGACATCCAGGCGTGCGGGTTAGACGGGAGGGAAGTGGGGTGGATTCCCCGCGGGTCCCCgctgctgaatcatagaatcatagaatcttcatggtttaTACAGCGGTTTATAAAGGGTCTGCAGAGCCCTGTCATGCGGCGGAGCTGGGGGGAACCAGCTCCGGTCCTGCGGGTGTCGGGGGCTTGCTCAGGGCGTGCGCCTACAACGCActccccagcagcatcctccGAAGCTCCAGCTTGGAGGAGGTTGAAGGCGTTGCGCGGCCGCTCCGGCTGGCTCGGTGGCATGACAGGTTGGTGACACGgccaaaaggcagagaaatatgTCCCCGGGCAAGCGGGTCTCCCAGCCGGGTTTAGGCAGCACCGATTCCGCGCTGGAAAACTCCGCCGGTTCATGCAGCTGCCGGCTCCCGCTCCTCTCCCGGAGAGGGGCAGGGCTGACGGTTGTTTCAAATAAGCAGCTTTGAATCCCATCAGATAAACGCTATTTATTCACTCTTGTAACCTAATAATTCCAGATGAATACATAATCCTAAACCAGTACTGGCTCGTTCCCAGCGCAGTCGAGAGGGTGGGAAAAGCAGCGGCAGGCGGGGAGGGAAAGCGGCACCTCGGGAGTCTCCGCAAACCGGGGAGAGACGGGTCTGGTTTGAGGACCCTTTTGTTCCAGCGAAGCTGCCGCCTTCCCAGCACACAAAGAGCGGCAGCAGGGATGGCGTGGGGGCACCCTGGCTGTCCTCTGCCTCCGTGTGAGGAGCACACGCGTCCTGGGGGCTCTTCCTCTTCGGTTTTCCTTTAAACACAAGGAGCGGCTGGGGTGAAACCCGAGGTTTCTAACAGCCAGCTCGAGATCTGCCTTTTTTCTCGGGCCAGTTGAGGTTGTCATAATCGTTATTCCCGTTACGGAAATATTCGGAGAGAGCAGCAAAGTCGCCTCACATCCAGACGGGCTGGGGAAAGCCACACTGCAGAAAATGCACTGAAGGGGTGGGTTTATATTTGTAACGTTAATTTCGATTAATGTTAGTTACGCAGTAAGTATGCGTATTGTTTCGACTCTCCGTGGTTTATTTTTTCGAGCGGAGATCAAATATTGGGAGCGGAAAGgcgggggagaggaagggagcagATCTATCTGTGATTTAAGCATGTGTCAACGGTGGGGAGCCCTGCTCCGCTCTGCCCTTCCCAAAACGCCGGGGCAGTCGGAGTGCCCCTGTgcaccggcggggcgggcggggaccgGGAggggcgcgggccgggggggctgcgccgAGCCCCCGCACgcctcctgccctgctttcctctgctttgcGGTGGCGGCGGTTTTATCATCTCCGAGGTTAAATGAATGACTGGGTCGGGACGTTTCCTTTAACTCCCTGTGTGAACCCTCTCCCGCTCCTCGGCTTCGCTTTCTcgccggcagccggggctttgAGGCGAGCCGGGGGTTAACGAAGGCTACACAAAGTTTCCCTTTTCATGGCAGATCAGGTACTGGGCTCCCAGCCAATTCATCAGGGCTCAGATCTTAACTTTACATCACTGCAAATTATACCCAAACCACATTCAAGAAGAATTTTCCCATTCCCAAATTCTCTTTCAAGCCGTATTTAAACTCGCAAACCAAAAGCACATTTGCAGTTTAAAGACCCTTTGCAGGCGCTCGCTCAACAATAATCTGGAAATTAAAACATATATCCCTCGTAATTGCGAGGGGCTGCCCACACGTTGTCTGCAGAGTCGCAAGGCTGACAGGTATTTCTTTCGGAGCATTACCCGAGCTGTGGAAACAAGGGGCTGACTCTCCATGTGTGGTATTTCTCCCGGTTTCAATTCCGCATCTCCCAGCGCCTGCCTCGCCGCGGTTTTTTATTACACCGGGTGATTAGATTTAAATGTTTCGTTCGCTTCGCTATCGGGTAACTGGGAAAGACCACACCTTCTTCGGACGAGCTCCCAGTCCTGCCAAAACCCCACCGAGCTGATGGagggctgtttccttttttttattattattttttttatatattccctGGAGCGGGGAGGCACCTGGCTGCGATGTACCTTTGATCACCGCTTTACCCTACCTGCGCCGGGAAGGCTGCCCGCCCTCGCACCGCTCCCCGGCTCGCCGCTGCCGacggccgcctcccgccgcccgtCGTTCCCACGAGCGACGCTCGGCCCTCGGACGCAGTGGGACCGCCGCAACACCCCCGGGGCATCCCGCAAGTCTCCGTCCCCCTCGTCCGCCGCCATCGCCCCAGGAGATGGCCGAGGCGGAAAGGGGCTCCCTTGGGGGGGTTCTACCTGCTGTAACAGAAGTTAACAGagtccccttccctttccccgtTTGCGGCCGTTTCGCTACCCGAAATACTTCGATCGAGGGAGGAGAAATCATTTCTGCGAGGTTATTCTTGTTGAGAAAATCGGACTGAATATTCCCAGCGCTCGGAGCTAAGGAGCGGAGCGAGGGGACGCTTTGGAGGATACTTCTGAGCGATATATGTGGAAGCGCTGTGATACAGCAACACAACATACAGATCTGGC of the Larus michahellis chromosome 2, bLarMic1.1, whole genome shotgun sequence genome contains:
- the GDF6 gene encoding growth/differentiation factor 6 — encoded protein: MNARRALLSAALLASLLWDLPCCLPASLPAASELAASSKGGRGRRVPRSPRENRPRQGGHAVGRALPRAEPHEYMLSLFRTYSIAEKLGINASFFQSSKSANTITSFVDRGRDDLSPAPLRRQQYVFDVSTLSETEELVGAELRLFRRPPRGRPPPAAPLHMQLFPCLSPRPLDSRVLDPREAPAAGWEVFDVRQGLREQRPGKRLCLELRAWADRGPPRWLDLRSLGFGRRPRPPQERGLLVVFTRARRRSLLGELRAELGAPPPPPPPPPRRQRRTAFASRHGKRHGKKSRLRCSKKPLHVNFKELGWDDWIIAPLEYEAHHCEGVCDFPLRSHLEPTNHAIIQTLMNSMDPGSTPPSCCVPTKLTPISILYIDAGNNVVYKQYEDMVVESCGCR